In the Drosophila gunungcola strain Sukarami unplaced genomic scaffold, Dgunungcola_SK_2 000001F, whole genome shotgun sequence genome, one interval contains:
- the LOC128261427 gene encoding uncharacterized protein LOC128261427 isoform X1 has protein sequence MSLHWALEVTLVSCVIFSNVDAGSYCGQNRMFACVPTRFCSETRGIPSNYNKHCFSFETCCDLNKIIFGKRYSGGQFLPGPYDQSVYTSELPNNTGGKTSTTIGEKSVVVNSNNRDNARKTATTYNPGQTASQKVQIFTTVQIFY, from the exons ATGTCACTGCACTGGGCATTGGAAGTTACTCTTGTGAGCTGCGTTATTTTTAGTAACGTCGATGCTGGATCATATTGTGGACAAAACAGAATGTTTGCCTGTGTACCTACTCGTTTTTGTTCCGAAACTCGCGGCATACCATCAAATTACAATAAGCACTGCTTCTCCTTCGAAACTTGCTGTGATCTCAATAAA ATCATTTTTGGAAAGCGTTACAGTGGAGGACAATTCCTGCCAGGTCCATACGATCAAAGTGTTTATACCAGTGAGCTTCCCAATAATACAGGTGGAAAAACATCTACCACAATAGGGGAAAAATCTGTTGTAGTTAATAGTAACAATCGTGACAATGCAAGGAAAACGGCTACCACTTATAATCCAGGTCAGACTGCCTCG CAGAAAGTGCAGATT TTTACTAcagtacaaatattttattga
- the LOC128261427 gene encoding uncharacterized protein LOC128261427 isoform X2 — MSLHWALEVTLVSCVIFSNVDAGSYCGQNRMFACVPTRFCSETRGIPSNYNKHCFSFETCCDLNKIIFGKRYSGGQFLPGPYDQSVYTSELPNNTGGKTSTTIGEKSVVVNSNNRDNARKTATTYNPGQTASKVQIVSYICLPI; from the exons ATGTCACTGCACTGGGCATTGGAAGTTACTCTTGTGAGCTGCGTTATTTTTAGTAACGTCGATGCTGGATCATATTGTGGACAAAACAGAATGTTTGCCTGTGTACCTACTCGTTTTTGTTCCGAAACTCGCGGCATACCATCAAATTACAATAAGCACTGCTTCTCCTTCGAAACTTGCTGTGATCTCAATAAA ATCATTTTTGGAAAGCGTTACAGTGGAGGACAATTCCTGCCAGGTCCATACGATCAAAGTGTTTATACCAGTGAGCTTCCCAATAATACAGGTGGAAAAACATCTACCACAATAGGGGAAAAATCTGTTGTAGTTAATAGTAACAATCGTGACAATGCAAGGAAAACGGCTACCACTTATAATCCAGGTCAGACTGCCTCG AAAGTGCAGATTGTAAGTTATATTTGTCTGCCTATTTGA